Proteins found in one Fusarium oxysporum Fo47 chromosome V, complete sequence genomic segment:
- a CDS encoding uncharacterized protein (of unknown function-domain containing protein) yields the protein MSLHYLPPVKPSAIALGTAFNHGIELAVLAPIFGQTYQRAKAANTKEEFIRSKEASGAALAWGSSLIGSALQSYGVGALINATGTLSYKGAAYLGSLIFFATSAPGYIAQIFVEKRPLDTVGVSLATKLVETLGLSVFLTWWGTRTNPFE from the exons ATGTCTCTGCACTACCTCCCCCCCGTCAAGCCCTCTGCCATCGCCCTCGGCACGGCCTTCAACCACGGCATTGAGCTCGCCGTCCTCGCTCCCATCTTCGGCCAGACCTACCAGCGCGCCAAGGCTGCcaacaccaaggaggagTTCATCCGCTCCAAGGAGGCTTCCGGTGCTGCTCTCGCCTGGGGCTCTTCCCTCATCGGCTCTGCTCTTCAGTCTTATGGTGTCGGTGCTCTCATCAACGCCACTGGTACGCTGAGCTACAAGGGCGCTGCTTACCTCGGatccctcatcttcttcgctACCTCTGCTCCCGGC TACATTGCTCAGATCTTCGTTGAGAAGCGACCTCTCGACACCGTCGGCGTCAGCCTGGCTACCAAGCTCGTTGAGACCCTCGGTCTCTCCGTCTTCCTCACCTGGTGGGGAACCCGAACCAACCCTTTTGAGTAA
- a CDS encoding cytochrome b-c1 complex subunit 8, translated as MRPTQMLRSGAADPKNGHYIGNWGHFGGEKQRGIITYGLSANRQNPWAGAFHDAIFNTFRRTKGQIFYWLPPMVAGYYIMNWAVERSEYLNSKAGRAEFGDEEE; from the exons ATGAGACCGACTCAGATGCTCCGAAGCGGCGCTGCCGACCCCAAGAACGGACA CTACATTGGTAACTGGGGCCACTTTG GTGGTGAGAAGCAGCGTGGTATCATCACTTACGGTCTGTCCGCCAACCGACAGAACCCTTGGGCCGGTGCCTTCCAcgatgccatcttcaacacttTCCGCCGAACCAAGGGCCAAATCTTCTACTGGCTTCCTCCCATGGTTGCTGGTTACTACATCATGAACTGGGCTGTCGAGCG AAGCGAGTACCTTAACTCCAAGGCTGGTCGTGCCGAGTtcggtgatgaggaggagtAA
- a CDS encoding Nem1-Spo7 phosphatase catalytic subunit NEM1 yields the protein MNSLNILTARVSPPPSPTQSRSNSIGGGPIGTIGLASEDQHGDDRPSGHETESFAQDTIDESRFTEKPADESTPLLNDTGDNQKRSSWWHSIPRRFASSIIGSIRWVLATLASPGVYLIACFYDEYGNFAPFTQLGKLFGLHGTQHKTMEEPEKVSEKDYGRTSGYRRLTPRPRPVSSSSTSSGLSSESESDGSRSGSLSRHARSKSLQPAEETGPARRSIRIKLNSDEDLRQRKHRKTQSAVARTKASDLGSGDLSAHLKSPTSPIAALTKYPKTPAPPRPLIPRRQPSYINLEPPTSPQKTLILDLDETLIHSMSKGGRMSTGHMVEVRLNTTYVGVGGQTSIGPQHPILYWVNKRPYCDEFLRRVCKWYNLVVFTASVQEYADPVIDWLEAERKYFSARYYRQHCTFRQGAFIKDLSSVESDLSKVMILDNSPLSYLFHQDNAIPIQGWINDPTDTDLMHLVPLLEGLQVTLSLGKAPVTTLFGGLERLNAGLLSVVL from the exons ATGAACTCCCTCAACATCCTAACGGCCCGCGTATCGCCGCCCCCGAGCCCAACTCAATCTCGATCAAACAGCATAGGAGGAGGTCCCATTGGCACAATTGGATTGGCCTCCGAAGACCAGCACGGCGACGATAGACCATCCGGTCACGAGACTGAATCCTTTGCCCAGGATACTATCGACGAATCGCGATTCACCGAAAAGCCGGCTGACGAGAGTACACCATTGCTCAACGACACAGGCGACAACCAAAAACGAAGCTCATGGTGGCACTCTATCCCTCGACGTTTTGCTTCTAGCATTATTGGTTCTATTAGATGGGTTCTTGCGACACTGGCATCCCCAGGTGTCTATCTCATTGCCTGTTTCTATGACGAATACGGCAATTTCGCACCCTTTACGCAGCTCGGAAAACTATTTGGATTACACGGAACTCAACATAAGACCATGGAAGAACCTGAAAAAGTTTCTGAAAAAGACTATGGCAGGACTTCAGGATATAGGAGGCTaacaccaagaccgaggccggtatcatcatcatcgacgtCATCAGGCCTCTCATCGGAGTCGGAATCAGATGGATCACGGTCAGGCAGTCTCAGTCGACACGCACGATCGAAGTCACTACAGCCTGCAGAGGAAACCGGTCCGGCGAGAAGGTCAATTcgcatcaagctcaacagcGACGAAGATCTCAGGCAGCGGAAGCATAGGAAAACGCAATCGGCAGTCGCGCGAACGAAGGCTAGTGATTTGGGCAGCGGCGACCTCTCGGCGCATCTTAAATCTCCCACTTCTCCCATTGCAGCGCTCACCAAGTACCCAAAGACACCGGCACCACCTCGACCTTTGATCCCACGCAGGCAGCCGTCCTATATCAACCTCGAGCCGCCGACGAGCCCGCAGAAGACCTTGATTCTAGATCTAGACGAAACCTTGATACACAGCATGTCCAAGGGCGGCAGGATGAGCACCGGACACATGGTTGAAGTGCGCTTGAACACAACATATGTGGGGGTTGGTGGACAGACATCGATTGGACCGCAGCATCCGATTCTATACTGGGTTAACAAGCGACCGTATTGCGACGAGTTTTTGAGGCGGGTGTGCAAGTGGTACAATCTGGTTGTTTTCACAGCGTCGGTGCAGGAGTACGCAGATCCGGTGATTGACTGGCTAGAGGCGGAGAGGAAGTATTTCTCGGCGCGATACTATCGTCAGCACTGCACATTCCGACAAGGCGCTTTCATCAAGGACCTCAGCTCGGTCGAGTCAGACCTGAGCAAGGTGATGATTCTGGACAACAGCCCGTTGAGTTATCTGTTCCACCAAG ACAATGCGATTCCTATCCAGGGTTGGATCAATGATCCAACCGATACAGACTTGATGCACTTGGTGCCGCTGTTGGAGGGCCTGCA GGTAACCCTAAGTTTGGGCAAAGCTCCAGTTACAACGCTCTTTGGAGGTTTGGAGCGTTTAAATGCAGGCTTGCTTTCTGTCGTCTTGTGA
- a CDS encoding band 7 family-domain-containing protein (SPFH domain) produces MAAAARALNFMYRMAVPASAVVFLGSQSIYDVKGGTRAVIFDRLSGVKETVVNEGTHFLVPWLQKSIIFDVRTKPRNIATTTGSKDLQMVSLTLRVLHRPNVKALPKIYQNLGADYDERVLPSIGNEVLKAIVAQFDAAELITQREAVSERIRNDLTLRAAEFNIALEDVSITHMTFGREFTKAVEQKQIAQQDAERARFIVERAEQERQANVIRAEGESESAEAISKAIQKAGDGLIQIRKIEASREIAATLSSNPNVAYLPGGSGKQGGQYLLSVGRA; encoded by the exons ATGGCGGCCGCTGCGAGAGCCCTCAACTTCATGTACCGCATGGCGGTCCCCGCTTCAGCTGTCGTCTTCCTAGGCAGTCAGTCTATATACGACGTCAAGGGAGGAACTCGGGCTGTCATCTTTGACAGATTATCTGGTGTTAAGGAGACCGTCGTCAATGAAGGAACCCATTTCCTTGTTCCCTGGCTGCAAAAGAGCATCATCTTCGATGTCCGCACCAAGCCCAGGAATATCGCAACAACTACCGGCAGCAAGGATTTGCAGATGGTTAGCTTGACACTGAGAGTGCTGCACCGACCAAATGTCAAGGCTCTCCCCAAGATTTACCAG AACCTCGGTGCCGATTACGATGAGCGAGTCCTCCCCTCTATTGGAAACGAAGTCTTGAAGGCTATCGTCGCCCAGTTCGATGCCGCAGAGCTCATCACCCAGCGAGAGGCTGTCTCTGAGCGAATTCGAAACGACCTTACTCTTCGTGCTGCCGAGTTCAACATCGCTCTTGAGGATGTTTCCATCACCCACATGACCTTCGGTCGTGAGTTCACAAAGGCTGTCGAGCAGAAGCAGATTGCCCAGCAAGATGCTGAGCGAGCACGATTCATCGTCGAGCGTGCTGAGCAGGAGCGTCAAGCCAACGTCATCCGCGCCGAGGGTGAGTCCGAATCCGCCGAGGCCATCAGCAAGGCCATCCAGAAGGCTGGTGACGGCCTCATTCAGATTCGAAAGATCGAGGCCAGTCGTGAGATTGCTGCCACTCTTTCTTCAAACCCCAACGTCGCCTACTTGCCTGGTGGAAGCGGAAAGCAGGGCGGTCAGTACCTGCTGTCAGTGGGTAGGGCTTAA
- a CDS encoding 50S ribosomal protein L30e-like protein — protein sequence MAAEKPDKKEKKDKKRSDESGVSKSKKEKKDKKDKKEKLAAALEEKLQQDAPVAAAAAAAANMDEDSDAEEEKAAELPLERTVVPFALPVADEKGMKKVYKTIRKAAKNNTLKRGVKEVVKTLRKSPPSAPGNTSFPGVVIIAGDISPMDVISHLPVLCEDHNVPFIFVTSRAELGAAAKTKRPTSVVMIMEKAEGKKSKDKSADKDGEDDGEAFGESYASLVKYVQKEYGKQAFWVKGGTKY from the exons ATGGCCGCCGAGAAGCCCGataagaaggagaagaaggacaagaagagaagcgacGAGTCCGGCGTCtcaaagtccaagaaggagaagaaggataagaaggacaagaaggagaagctcgCCGCCGcccttgaggagaagctccAGCAGGATGCCCCCGtcgctgccgctgccgctgccgctgccaacATGGACGAGGACTCcgatgctgaggaggagaaggccgCCGAGCTCCCTCTTGAGCGCACTGTCGTTCCCTTCGCCCTCCCCGTGGCGGATGAGAAGGGCATGAAGAAGGTCTACAAGACCATCCGAAAGG ctgccaagaacaacacccTGAAGCGCGGCGTCAAGGAGGTCGTCAAGACTCTCCGAAAGTCTCCCCCTTCCGCCCCCGGCAACACCTCTTTCCCCGGCGTTGTCATCATCGCCGGCGACATTTCTCCCATGGACGTCATCTCTCACCTCCCCGTGCTGTGCGAGGACCACAACGTGCCCTTCATCTTTGTCACGTCGCGCGCTGAGCTCGGCGCTGCCGCCAAGACCAAGCGTCCTACATCCGTGGTCATGATCATGGAGAAGGCCGAGGGCAAGAAGTCAAAGGACAAGTCTGCTGACAAGGACGgcgaggatgatggtgaggCGTTCGGCGAGAGCTACGCGTCTCTCGTCAAGTACGTGCAGAAGGAGTATGGCAAGCAGGCTTTCTGGGTCAAGGGTGGAACCAAGTACTAG